The Metallibacterium scheffleri region CACGGCGGCGTCATCGGCCTTGTCGCCGATGAACAGCACGGTCACGCCCTTGAACGATCCCGCCGTGGCGCCCATGAAGGAGTCTTCGATCATCTTCGCGGTCAATGCCGAATCCGGGCCGCCGAAAGCCAGCATGTTGCCCGGCAACACGGTACGCGCGACCACCCCCTGCACCTGCTCCAGCTGGCGCTGGCGCTCGGCGACATCGGTAGGGTCGGTACCCGCGGGGACGAAGTACACATACGGGCTGCTGGCGCTGACGCCCTGCATGTTGTTCTGCACGACCTGGCTCAGGTAGGCCTGCCAGCCCGGGATGTCAGTGGCGCTGGTGGGCCGCGGCACGGTGGCGGCCGCCTGTTGCGTGACGGCTGCTTCCTTGTTGTGGCACCCGGCCAGCGACAGTGCCACGCCGAGGCCCAGGGCCGCGGCAATCAGAATCTTGCGCATGTGCGTTCTCCTCTCAGTGCTTTCTAGTTTGATGCAGCCGGACGGCGCAGGCGCCAGCGTTGCCGCAGGGCCTGTTGCACGGCTGGATGGACGAAACTGGACACGTCGCCGCCAAGGCGCGCGATTTCACGCACCAGCGACGATGAAATGAAGCTGTACTGCTCGGCCGGTGTCAGGAACAGCGTTTCCGCTTCGGGGATCAGATAGCGGTTCATGCTGGCAAGCTGGAATTCGTACTCGAAATCCGACACCGCGCGCAATCCGCGCAGGATCACCCCGGCGCCAGTCTCACGCACGAAATCGGCCAGCAGGCAATCGAAACCTCGCACCTCGACATTGCGCAAGCTCGCCAGTGCCAGATGCGCCAGCGCGATGCGGTCGTCGAGACTGAAACCAGGCGATTTGCCGGAGCTTTCCGCGATCGCGACGATCACGCGCTCGAACAGCGGCGCGGCGCGCGCCACCAGATCGGCGTGGCCGTTGGTGATCGGGTCGAACGTACCGGGATAGACCGCGATGCGGTGTCTGGCATGCGCGTCCGGGGTCTCGGTCATGGCTGCATCCGGTTTAGATCGCGGTTACTTTAACAGCTAGCCCTGCCTGTCGACGCGGTACAGCGCGTAGTTCACTGCGCCGGCGCGCGCGCTGCGCAATGCCTGCCAGTGCGCCGGCAACCGTGGCACGGGCAGGGCAGCGGGATGCTCGACATACACCCGTGCCTGGGGCGCCAGCCAGGGTTGCAGTGCCCGTGCCGCGGCCGACCACGCATCCGCGGCATAAGGGGGATCGAGAAACACCACATCGAAGGGTTGTGGTGCGCGCGCCAGGTAATCCAGCGCCGCCGCCTGCACCACCGTGCCGGCGTGCTGTTTGAGGCGATCGAGATTGGCGCGCAACGCGGCAGCCAACACCGGCTCGCGCTCGACCATGCACACCGACTGCGCGCCGCGCGACAGCGCCTCGATGCCCAGCGCGCCGCTGCCAGCGTACAAATCAAGACAGCGTGCTCCAGGCAGCAGCGGCTGCAGCCAGTTGAACAGAGTCTCGCGTACGCGGTCGGGCGTGGGCCGCAGCCCGGGTAGATCGGGCACCGCCAGGCGCGAGCCGCGCAGGCTGCCGGCGATGATGCGCACGCGTCCAGGTGGCGCCGCGCGCGCAGTGGCAGGGCGCATGCGGCTCACGCGCGCGCCCGGGCCGGAACGGGTCGCAAGGTACGCGCGTGCTCAGCAAGCGCTGTATTTCGCAGTGTTAGCATGCATGCATTCTCGCCGCATTGCCGCCTGCATGATCAAGCTGTTTCGCAAGCAAGGCCCGGCGCCGGTTGCCGCCGCCGCCACAGCCGCAGATGAAGTCACCGAAGCGTCGCCTGCGCGCAGTTGGCGCGAGCGTCTGGCGGGCAGTGCGCTGGCGCGTGGTCTGGCCGGGGTGTTCAGTCGCCACCCCCGTCTGGACGACGACCTGCTCGATGAGCTGGAAACCCTGCTGCTGGGTGCCGACGTCGGCATCGCCGCCACGACCACGTTGATCGAAGGCCTGCGCAAGCGCATGCGCGAGCGCGAGTTTGCCGATGCCGATGCGCTGTTGAGCGCGTTGCGCGCGGCGCTGCTGGCGCTGCTGCAGCCGATCGCGCAACCGCTGGTGATCGCTGGCGCGCGGCCCTTTGTCGTGCTGATGGTCGGCGTCAATGGCGCCGGCAAGACCACCACCATCGGCAAGCTGGCGCAGCGCTATCGCCATGAAGGCCGCAGCGTGATGCTGGCTGCGGGCGATACCTTTCGTGCCGCCGCGGTCGAGCAGCTCAAGACCTGGGGCGAACGCAATCAGGTGCCGGTGATCGCGCAGGCGCAGGGTTCCGATTCGGCCAGCGTGATCTTCGATGCATTGCAGGCCGCGATCGCGCGCGATACCGAAGTGCTGATCGCCGATACCGCCGGGCGCCTGCACACGCAGGGCGGGCTGATGGACGAGCTGGCCAAGATCCGCCGCGTGCTGGGCAAGCGCGATGGCAATGCACCGCACGAGGTGCTGATGGTGATCGACGGCACCACCGGCCAGAATGCGATCAGCCAGGTGCGCCAGTTCCGCGACAGCGCCGCGGTCACCGGTCTGGTGGTGACCAAGCTCGACGGCAGCGCCAAGGGAGGCGTGGTGTTCGCGCTGGCCAGCGAGTTCGGCCTGCCGATTCGCTACGTTGGACTGGGCGAGCATCTGCGCGATCTGGGTGTGTTCGATGCCGCCGCTTTCGTCGACGGCCTGTTGCCACCGCGTTTGCAGGGTACGGCCTGAGCCCGTGCGATGAGCCTGCGCCGGCGTACACGCATCCTGTTGCTGAGTATCGGCGGCGTGCTGCTGGCGCTGCTGCTGGGCGCACTGCTGGCGGTGCATCTGCTGCTGCAACCGCAGCGCTTCACGCAATTGCTGGAAAGCGCCGCCAGCACCGCCGGCCTGCGCCTGACGCTGGCGCAGCCGGCCAGCCCCGAACTGTTTCCCAGCCCCGGCCTGGTGCTGCAAGGCCTGAGTCTGAGCGTGCCCGCGCACGCCACGCCGATGCTCAGCGCCAGTGGCGGCAAGATTTTCGTGCCCTGGCGCGCACTGCTCGGCGGCGTGCCGGTGATCACGCGCCTGCAACTCGACGGCGCGCAGATCGACCTTGATGAGCTTGATGCATACATTGCCACGCTGCCAACGGGCAAGGCCCCATGGTTGCCGCGCATCAGCACCGGCGTCGAGATCAACGACGGCACGCTGAGCAGCAGCGGCCAGACCGTTTTCAGCGCCATCAACATAAGTGCCGGCCAGCTTGAGCCAGGGCGCCCGTTCGTGCTCACGCTGAGCGCGCGCAACGCGCAGGCGCAGATCCTGCGATGCCAGTTGCAAGGTACGCCGCGCAGCAGCGCCAGCGTGGTCGCGCTGGACCCGCTCAAGCTCAGTGGCACACTGCCGGGCTATGGCGATTTCACCCTCGCCGGACAGGCGCGCTGGCTGGGCGGTAGCCGCGTGCAATTGGCGCTGCAGGGCAGTGCCGGCAAGCCCGCAATGCAGTTGCGACTGGGTTTCGCCAATACCAGCGGCACAGCGCAAATGAACATCGACGCCACGCGCCCGGGTCAGCACCTGCAGGCCAGTTTTGATCCCGCCACGCTGCTGGCATGGTGGCACGGCGCGCTGGCCAGCGGGCGCAATCTGCCACCACTGACGCCGCCGCCGCTGGCCGCCAGTGCCAGCGTGGCGCAGTTCGACGCCGCCGGCGTGCACATCGAGGGCCTCAGCGTGCACGTCGATGCCAGTGCCGCGCCAGCCACCAGCAGCAGCGTGCCGAAAAAATCCGCGCTGCCGGTCAAGCGATGAGTGCGCTGGCACCGGCGTTGCTGCACTGGCACGCGCGCCACGGCCGCCACGACCTGCCCTGGCAACAGGCACCGCGCAGCGCTTATCGCATCTGGTTGGCGGAGGTCATGCTGCAGCAGACCCAGGTTGTCACGGTGATTCCCTACTACGCGCGCTTTTTGCATGCGTTGCCGGATCTGCCAGCGCTGGCAGCGGCCAGCGAGGACCGCGTGCTGGCGTTGTGGTCGGGCCTTGGCTATTACCGCCGTGCACGTCATCTGCATGCGGCCGCGCGGCGCTGCATGACGCAACATGCGGGTGACTTGCCGCGCGATTTCGACGCGCTCGCGGCGCTGCCCGGCATCGGCCGTTCCACCGCCGGGGCGATCCTCGCGCAGGCCTGGGATCTGCCTTTCGCCATCCTCGATGGCAACGTCAAGCGCGTGCTGGCGCGCTACCACGCCATCAGCGGCTGGCCGGGGCAGGCGGCGGTCACGCGCGAACTCTGGCGTCATGCCGCCGCGCACACGCCGCGCCGGCGCGCCGGCACCTATGCGCAGGCGATCATGGATCTCGGCGCCATGCTGTGCACGCCGCAGCAACCTGATTGTCCAAGCTGCCCGCTGCGTACGTCCTGCGCCGCGCACGCACAAGGACTGAGCGCCCGCCTGCCCACACCGCGCCCGCGCCGCGTGCTGCCGCGGCGCTACTTGCACTGGCTGCTATTGCGCGACGCGCAGGGTCGCATCCTGCTCGTGCAGCGTGCTGGCGATGGCATCTGGCCGCGCCTGTGGAGCCTGCCCGAAGCCGAGCTTGCCCCCGAAGCGCACGCCGCCAGCCTGGCGCAACTGCACGCTGCGCCGCGCGCGCTATCGCCCTTGCGGCATGTGTTCACCCACTTCCAGCTCGAGGCCCAGCCGCTATTGTTCGACGGCGCGCGCGCGCGCGCCGCGGTATGCGATCAACCCGCGCTGGGCTGGTATATGCCGCAGGCCGCACTGGCGCTGGCACTGCCGGCGCCGGTGCGACGCCTGCTCAAACAACTTCCGGAGATCAGCCGATGACGCGCATGGTGTACTGCCAATACCTCAAACGCGAGGCCGAGGGTCTGCCCTACGCCCCCTGGCCAGGCGCGCTCGGTCAGCGCATCTACGCCGAAATCTCGCGCGAGGCGTGGAGCAAGTGGCAGCAGCAGCAAACCATGCTGATCAACGAGAACCGGCTCAGCCCGCTGGACGCGAAAACGCGCGCACTACTGGCCGCGGAAATGGAGAAGTTCCTGTTCGGCGGCGGCGCGGCGCCGCCACCCGGCTTTCAGCCGCCCGAGGATGCCGACGCCGGCTGAGTATCCTTGGCCGCGGCCGTCATCGGCTTGGGATCGAGCACCTTGCCCTGCGTGCTCTCGGACTTGCGCAGCGCGCGGTAATCAACCTTGCGGATGGTCTCGATCTGGCATGGCATGCCGCGCACGTGGATCGAATCGAAGCGCGCCTGCAACTGATTCATGTGCGGATTGATGCCGACGCTGTTGGTCCAGCTCAGGTTGATGCAGGGCTTGGCGACCTTGATCAGGTACACATCGTTGACCCCCG contains the following coding sequences:
- the mutY gene encoding A/G-specific adenine glycosylase; translated protein: MSALAPALLHWHARHGRHDLPWQQAPRSAYRIWLAEVMLQQTQVVTVIPYYARFLHALPDLPALAAASEDRVLALWSGLGYYRRARHLHAAARRCMTQHAGDLPRDFDALAALPGIGRSTAGAILAQAWDLPFAILDGNVKRVLARYHAISGWPGQAAVTRELWRHAAAHTPRRRAGTYAQAIMDLGAMLCTPQQPDCPSCPLRTSCAAHAQGLSARLPTPRPRRVLPRRYLHWLLLRDAQGRILLVQRAGDGIWPRLWSLPEAELAPEAHAASLAQLHAAPRALSPLRHVFTHFQLEAQPLLFDGARARAAVCDQPALGWYMPQAALALALPAPVRRLLKQLPEISR
- the coaD gene encoding pantetheine-phosphate adenylyltransferase — its product is MTETPDAHARHRIAVYPGTFDPITNGHADLVARAAPLFERVIVAIAESSGKSPGFSLDDRIALAHLALASLRNVEVRGFDCLLADFVRETGAGVILRGLRAVSDFEYEFQLASMNRYLIPEAETLFLTPAEQYSFISSSLVREIARLGGDVSSFVHPAVQQALRQRWRLRRPAASN
- the rsmD gene encoding 16S rRNA (guanine(966)-N(2))-methyltransferase RsmD; the encoded protein is MRPATARAAPPGRVRIIAGSLRGSRLAVPDLPGLRPTPDRVRETLFNWLQPLLPGARCLDLYAGSGALGIEALSRGAQSVCMVEREPVLAAALRANLDRLKQHAGTVVQAAALDYLARAPQPFDVVFLDPPYAADAWSAAARALQPWLAPQARVYVEHPAALPVPRLPAHWQALRSARAGAVNYALYRVDRQG
- a CDS encoding oxidative damage protection protein; the protein is MTRMVYCQYLKREAEGLPYAPWPGALGQRIYAEISREAWSKWQQQQTMLINENRLSPLDAKTRALLAAEMEKFLFGGGAAPPPGFQPPEDADAG
- a CDS encoding AsmA family protein, encoding MSLRRRTRILLLSIGGVLLALLLGALLAVHLLLQPQRFTQLLESAASTAGLRLTLAQPASPELFPSPGLVLQGLSLSVPAHATPMLSASGGKIFVPWRALLGGVPVITRLQLDGAQIDLDELDAYIATLPTGKAPWLPRISTGVEINDGTLSSSGQTVFSAINISAGQLEPGRPFVLTLSARNAQAQILRCQLQGTPRSSASVVALDPLKLSGTLPGYGDFTLAGQARWLGGSRVQLALQGSAGKPAMQLRLGFANTSGTAQMNIDATRPGQHLQASFDPATLLAWWHGALASGRNLPPLTPPPLAASASVAQFDAAGVHIEGLSVHVDASAAPATSSSVPKKSALPVKR
- a CDS encoding DUF6491 family protein, whose amino-acid sequence is MRSKIVLSGLMASVLVLFAGTALADTAKVMAANLARFEHYAGKPQDAVTVFQLQGWQPLGDDHIAIWTGVNDVYLIKVAKPCINLSWTNSVGINPHMNQLQARFDSIHVRGMPCQIETIRKVDYRALRKSESTQGKVLDPKPMTAAAKDTQPASASSGG